The Halanaerobiaceae bacterium ANBcell28 genome contains a region encoding:
- a CDS encoding FtsX-like permease family protein, with translation MLILKLGLRNLTRHKKRAIMTAIVISFAVFFYLIVDSLMFGLEDLSYNSIINLESGHFQIAHPEYWEDRDRLPMENLMELSPEIEEKIRNLDGFMAMTEMTRFSARLNAWGDELPITAIAVDPAEYQQVFTTDNYIIEGSMFEADAHQTVLGQSLAELMEVEIGDYIILLTRTVGGTFNTIDLEISGILNTPNPAINSDMVFLPLGVAQNALNMDNQITQTAVKLDINRDRVSTLVEELNQELAVAGVVERAYSWEDLASHVIAFTQAEQVESIAVLTIILLIAAVGIVNTTILAALERMKEIGMMKALGLKESEIVRTFMVEAAGVGIIGGLIGWLMGAAGVFYLTNFGISFGDFLGDDVSLGLPIIDNIYGNWNLSAFVFVFIFGVLVAVLASILPARWAARKDPVKAIHHR, from the coding sequence TACACGTCATAAAAAAAGAGCTATTATGACTGCCATTGTAATTTCCTTTGCAGTATTTTTCTATCTGATTGTCGATTCTCTGATGTTTGGACTTGAAGACCTATCATATAATAGCATAATAAATCTCGAGTCAGGACATTTTCAAATAGCACATCCAGAATACTGGGAAGATAGGGATAGACTTCCCATGGAGAATTTGATGGAATTGTCTCCAGAAATAGAAGAAAAGATTAGAAATTTAGATGGCTTTATGGCTATGACAGAAATGACCAGGTTTTCTGCTAGATTAAACGCCTGGGGAGATGAACTGCCAATCACTGCTATAGCTGTTGATCCAGCAGAATATCAGCAGGTTTTTACAACAGATAATTATATAATTGAAGGCTCAATGTTTGAAGCAGACGCCCATCAGACAGTCTTAGGTCAAAGCCTGGCTGAACTAATGGAAGTTGAAATAGGAGATTATATTATTTTACTTACTAGAACTGTTGGTGGTACTTTTAATACCATTGATTTAGAAATTAGCGGTATTCTTAATACTCCCAATCCTGCTATCAACAGTGATATGGTATTCCTACCTCTTGGAGTTGCACAAAATGCTTTAAATATGGATAATCAAATAACTCAGACAGCAGTGAAATTGGATATAAATCGGGATAGAGTTTCAACTCTGGTAGAAGAACTTAATCAAGAATTAGCTGTTGCAGGAGTTGTAGAAAGAGCTTATTCCTGGGAAGACTTAGCCAGTCATGTAATCGCTTTTACTCAAGCAGAACAAGTAGAATCTATAGCTGTTTTGACCATTATCCTTCTAATTGCAGCAGTTGGTATTGTTAATACTACTATTCTAGCAGCCCTGGAAAGGATGAAAGAAATAGGGATGATGAAGGCCTTAGGCCTAAAGGAAAGCGAAATAGTTCGTACCTTTATGGTAGAAGCAGCAGGGGTAGGTATAATCGGTGGTCTTATTGGCTGGCTGATGGGTGCAGCAGGTGTCTTTTACCTGACCAACTTTGGAATTAGTTTTGGTGATTTTCTTGGTGATGATGTTAGCCTGGGCTTGCCAATTATAGATAATATTTATGGTAACTGGAACTTATCTGCTTTTGTTTTTGTCTTTATTTTTGGAGTACTGGTTGCAGTATTAGCCAGCATACTTCCTGCCCGCTGGGCAGCGCGTAAAGACCCGGTTAAGGCAATACATCACCGCTAA
- a CDS encoding FtsX-like permease family protein: protein MKFLFNIAGKNLFRNKLRTLVSILAISISVAVVVFASGLIDGFLENSFSLYVDYETGHIRIVDQEYRQRERLLSLRHTVDGFNQEGLSTMISQVEDLDGIELAVPRIKFGAMTSEGDDMTMLMGWGVDPHKENQFRNLEDSIIQGDMFEEGSNEIMLGLGLLNKLNREVGDRVTLVYNNAYDSFQGRTFEIVGVFESQVPQISDSIFYLPIDTAQRILALDDEATELLLITPSMNNADRYFPEIEEFITDQDGDGKYTAILWNRANALIEYMQAAMIIYDFIYVFLILLSSIVVINTMIMIIKERTQEIGMMSALGLKESEVMKLFIIEGSIMGIVGSFIGAILGGIITWFSSIHGLSYGEEAFEAMAEDFLMNPVIYPVFSSRHMIFAFVLGLIITTIACIYPARRAAKMEPSEALRDIE from the coding sequence ATGAAATTTCTTTTTAATATAGCAGGGAAGAATTTATTCAGAAACAAATTGCGTACACTGGTTTCAATACTGGCTATTTCAATTTCTGTAGCTGTAGTTGTATTCGCCAGTGGTTTGATTGATGGATTTTTGGAAAACAGTTTTTCACTATATGTGGATTACGAAACAGGACATATAAGAATAGTTGATCAGGAGTATAGACAAAGAGAACGCTTGCTTTCATTAAGACACACAGTTGATGGTTTTAATCAAGAAGGCCTATCAACAATGATATCCCAAGTAGAAGATCTGGATGGTATAGAATTAGCAGTCCCTAGAATTAAGTTTGGAGCAATGACTAGTGAAGGCGACGATATGACAATGCTTATGGGCTGGGGAGTTGATCCTCATAAAGAAAATCAATTTAGAAATCTAGAAGATAGTATTATTCAAGGTGATATGTTTGAAGAAGGAAGTAATGAAATAATGCTAGGGCTTGGTCTCTTAAACAAATTAAATCGTGAAGTAGGAGATAGGGTAACCCTTGTATATAATAATGCTTATGACTCATTTCAGGGCAGAACCTTTGAAATAGTAGGAGTATTTGAAAGTCAAGTACCTCAGATATCAGATTCAATTTTTTATCTTCCTATTGATACAGCCCAGAGGATCTTAGCGCTGGATGATGAAGCAACAGAGCTTCTTTTGATAACACCTTCTATGAACAACGCTGACAGATATTTTCCAGAGATTGAAGAATTTATTACTGATCAAGACGGAGATGGGAAATATACAGCTATTCTCTGGAATAGGGCTAATGCTCTGATTGAATATATGCAAGCAGCTATGATAATTTATGATTTTATCTACGTATTTTTAATACTACTATCAAGTATTGTAGTTATAAATACTATGATTATGATTATTAAAGAAAGAACACAAGAAATTGGCATGATGTCTGCCTTAGGTTTAAAAGAATCTGAAGTAATGAAACTATTTATTATAGAGGGCTCTATAATGGGTATAGTTGGAAGTTTTATTGGCGCAATATTGGGAGGTATTATTACCTGGTTTAGCTCAATCCATGGACTTAGCTATGGTGAGGAAGCCTTTGAAGCAATGGCTGAAGACTTCTTGATGAATCCCGTAATATACCCAGTTTTCTCTTCCAGGCATATGATTTTCGCTTTTGTTTTAGGCTTAATTATCACTACTATTGCCTGTATCTATCCGGCTAGAAGGGCAGCTAAAATGGAGCCTAGTGAAGCATTGAGAGATATTGAGTAA
- a CDS encoding outer membrane lipoprotein-sorting protein produces the protein MINKKLFLLSIILLLVLSSTVALAMTAEEIIDRLDENEYFTSAYIEAEMIVVQGNRTREMRLNSFGEGENALIEFTHPPAERGTKFLKRGDTLYMYFPDAEDIVQASGHMLEQNMMGSDFSYQDMMEEERLTDLYDFELLGEEEIEGRMAYLLEGIKKEGAENVQYYRRKIWIDAERFIGLREELYAQSGRLLKVGRVIEVKEIDGRWFPMESIMEDQLRRNTETRFIINHIDFDPEIEEGVFSLSSF, from the coding sequence ATGATAAATAAAAAGCTTTTTCTATTAAGTATAATTTTACTTCTAGTATTATCATCAACAGTGGCTTTAGCTATGACAGCTGAAGAAATAATTGATAGACTTGATGAAAATGAATATTTTACATCTGCTTATATAGAAGCAGAAATGATAGTAGTACAGGGTAATCGTACAAGAGAAATGCGCTTAAACTCATTTGGGGAAGGAGAAAATGCTCTGATCGAATTTACCCATCCACCAGCTGAAAGGGGAACCAAGTTCCTAAAAAGAGGGGACACCTTATATATGTACTTCCCTGACGCTGAGGATATAGTGCAGGCATCAGGACATATGCTTGAGCAGAATATGATGGGAAGCGATTTCTCCTATCAGGATATGATGGAAGAAGAGCGATTAACTGATTTGTATGACTTTGAATTACTAGGAGAAGAAGAAATAGAAGGTAGAATGGCTTATCTACTTGAAGGGATTAAAAAAGAAGGAGCAGAAAATGTCCAATACTATCGTCGTAAGATATGGATTGATGCTGAGCGTTTTATTGGTCTAAGAGAAGAGCTCTATGCTCAAAGTGGAAGACTATTAAAAGTAGGTAGGGTTATAGAGGTTAAAGAAATAGATGGCAGATGGTTTCCTATGGAATCTATAATGGAAGATCAATTAAGAAGGAATACGGAAACTCGTTTTATTATCAATCATATTGACTTTGATCCCGAGATTGAAGAGGGTGTGTTTTCACTAAGTAGTTTTTAA